The proteins below come from a single Gordonia pseudamarae genomic window:
- a CDS encoding aspartate kinase gives MALVVQKYGGSSVATAERIRRVAERIVETKKQGNDVVVVVSAMGDTTDELLDLAQQVNPAPPAREMDMLLTSGERISNALVAMAIASLGAQAQSFTGSQAGVITTSSHGKAKIIDVTPGRVRSALDEGKIVLVAGFQGVSQDTKDITTLGRGGSDTTAVALAAALRADVCEIYTDVDGVYTADPRIVPDARRLEKVSFEEMLEMAACGAKVLMLRCVEYARRYNVPVHVRSSYSTKPGTIVTGSMEDIPVEEAILTGVAHDRSEAKITVVGLDDKPGSAAKVFRAVADAEINIDMVLQNISKVETGKTDITFTLPRELGPLGVEKLTGLKDEIGFTDLLYDDHIGKVSLVGAGMKSHPGVTALFCEALSKVGINIELISTSEIRISVLCRDTELDDAVRALHEAFDLGGDEEAVVYAGTGR, from the coding sequence GTGGCACTCGTCGTGCAGAAATACGGAGGATCATCGGTCGCGACGGCCGAGCGAATCCGTCGTGTCGCCGAGCGCATCGTCGAGACGAAGAAGCAGGGCAACGACGTCGTCGTGGTGGTGTCGGCGATGGGTGACACCACCGACGAACTGCTCGACCTCGCCCAGCAGGTCAATCCGGCCCCGCCCGCCCGCGAGATGGACATGCTGCTCACCTCCGGTGAGCGGATCTCCAACGCACTCGTCGCGATGGCGATCGCCTCGCTCGGCGCCCAGGCCCAGTCGTTCACCGGCTCGCAGGCCGGTGTCATCACCACCAGCAGCCACGGCAAGGCCAAGATCATCGACGTGACCCCGGGCCGTGTCCGCAGCGCACTCGACGAGGGCAAGATCGTGCTGGTCGCCGGCTTCCAGGGCGTCTCGCAGGACACCAAGGACATCACCACGCTCGGTCGCGGTGGTTCCGACACCACCGCCGTCGCGCTCGCCGCAGCGCTGCGGGCCGACGTGTGCGAGATCTACACCGACGTCGACGGTGTGTACACGGCCGACCCGCGCATCGTGCCCGACGCCCGCCGGCTGGAAAAGGTGTCGTTCGAGGAGATGCTCGAAATGGCCGCGTGCGGCGCCAAGGTGCTGATGCTGCGGTGCGTCGAGTACGCGCGCCGCTACAACGTTCCCGTTCACGTGCGCTCGTCGTACTCGACCAAGCCCGGCACCATCGTGACCGGATCAATGGAGGACATTCCCGTGGAAGAAGCCATTCTCACCGGCGTCGCACACGACCGCAGCGAGGCCAAGATCACCGTCGTCGGGCTCGACGACAAGCCGGGTTCGGCGGCCAAGGTGTTCCGTGCCGTCGCCGATGCCGAGATCAACATCGACATGGTGCTGCAGAATATCTCCAAGGTGGAGACCGGTAAGACCGATATCACCTTCACCCTGCCACGTGAGCTCGGCCCGCTCGGTGTGGAGAAGCTCACCGGGCTCAAGGACGAGATCGGCTTCACTGACCTGCTCTACGACGACCACATCGGCAAGGTGTCGCTGGTCGGGGCCGGCATGAAGTCGCACCCGGGCGTGACGGCCTTGTTCTGCGAGGCGCTGAGCAAGGTCGGCATCAACATCGAACTGATCTCGACCTCGGAGATCCGTATCTCGGTGCTGTGCCGCGACACCGAACTCGACGACGCGGTGCGCGCCCTGCACGAGGCATTCGATCTCGGCGGCGACGAAGAGGCCGTCGTCTACGCCGGAACGGGAAGGTAG
- a CDS encoding lipase family protein — protein sequence MEILRGGKARRRGLRMAAVLLAGAMTATVASVAAPDASAADFYTPPATIADKPGAILKTQSIPLLLQIPGVKNQWPGTAKKVMYTSRDAHNKSVGVTGTVIEPTAPWTGKGPRPTVVVGPGTIGQGDQCAPSKMMSFPASIDITKPSIGVNYTAPEMYIFLLNGVRVFVTDYIGMGTPGIHTYVNRSETGHAMLDGARAAINASGAPKNSPVGFVGYSQGGGAAASAAELAQTYAPELKVKATYAGAPPADLRKVLAAVDGTTISGVIGYAINGMTARYPALREVVDKEANASGKARLKQVSTQCIGDTILTNAFQPTNSWTISGRRLGEIADKYPDAVKVLEENRIGQLKPNAPVYLQGGLHDDVIPYGQVKDLYRNWKALGANVTFHTDATPAILTKVIVNHVVPMLTTLLPGTNFVLDHLRR from the coding sequence ATGGAAATTCTCAGGGGAGGGAAAGCGCGCCGCCGTGGGCTCCGGATGGCCGCGGTTCTGTTGGCAGGTGCGATGACCGCAACCGTCGCTTCGGTGGCGGCTCCGGACGCGTCGGCCGCAGACTTTTACACACCACCGGCCACGATCGCCGACAAGCCCGGCGCGATACTCAAGACGCAGTCGATTCCGCTGCTGCTGCAGATCCCGGGTGTCAAGAACCAGTGGCCGGGCACCGCCAAGAAGGTGATGTACACCTCGCGCGATGCCCACAACAAGTCGGTCGGAGTAACCGGTACCGTCATCGAACCCACCGCGCCCTGGACCGGCAAGGGACCGCGGCCCACCGTCGTCGTCGGCCCCGGAACCATCGGCCAGGGCGACCAGTGCGCGCCGTCCAAGATGATGTCGTTCCCGGCGTCCATCGATATCACCAAACCGTCGATCGGTGTCAACTACACCGCTCCCGAGATGTATATCTTCCTGCTCAACGGCGTCCGGGTGTTCGTGACCGACTACATCGGTATGGGCACCCCCGGCATCCACACCTACGTGAACCGTTCCGAGACCGGCCACGCCATGCTCGACGGCGCCCGCGCCGCGATCAACGCCAGCGGGGCTCCGAAGAACTCGCCGGTCGGCTTCGTCGGCTACTCGCAGGGCGGTGGCGCCGCGGCGTCGGCCGCCGAACTGGCCCAGACGTACGCGCCGGAGCTGAAGGTGAAGGCCACCTACGCCGGCGCTCCGCCCGCTGACCTGCGCAAGGTGTTGGCCGCCGTCGACGGCACCACCATCTCCGGTGTCATCGGCTACGCGATCAACGGCATGACGGCCCGCTACCCGGCGCTGCGCGAGGTGGTGGACAAGGAAGCGAACGCGAGCGGCAAGGCCAGGCTCAAGCAGGTCTCCACTCAGTGCATCGGCGACACCATCCTGACCAATGCCTTCCAGCCCACCAACAGCTGGACCATCTCCGGTAGGCGGCTCGGCGAGATCGCCGACAAGTACCCGGACGCGGTGAAGGTGCTCGAGGAGAACCGGATCGGTCAGCTCAAGCCGAACGCACCCGTCTACCTGCAGGGCGGTCTGCACGATGATGTCATCCCGTATGGTCAGGTCAAGGATCTGTACCGGAACTGGAAGGCTCTGGGTGCGAACGTCACGTTCCACACCGACGCCACCCCGGCGATCCTGACCAAGGTGATCGTCAATCACGTGGTGCCGATGCTGACGACGCTGCTGCCGGGTACCAACTTCGTTCTCGACCACCTCAGAAGGTGA
- a CDS encoding MFS transporter: protein MTEPPPLRRRTVIRYGIGSVGTAAFGTLPGLVLVYYLTDTLGVPALAAGALIVVAKIWDVVIDPAIGFVSDRLAAVRGSRRQLMVLGAISLPVAFVVTFSAPGTLPTAAQALWVAAAFLFSATAFSLFQVPFIALPAELTDDYDQRTRLLTVRVVVLSVGILVFGAGGPALRDAGGSEAVGYLLMAVVTGALMGVSMWVSSRAADDARQVVADGAVPMSPARAYWAAIAALRRSRALRMLLGAFVLQGLATGLMLAGAQYVATWVLDSEAAVSALFTALIAPALICAPLWGAIARRRGKEYGFIAATVLFAVAAISLTGLWWSSGVWVYGSVAIAGAAYAGMQSLPLAMLPDVIGHDEARHGESSAGTIGGVWTAGETSGMALGSVLFTVALAVGGYISSDEPGAVTQPGSALDAMVVGFSVLPAALALLSVPLIVRYPLRRNSSDPRSEERAAGD from the coding sequence GTGACTGAACCGCCGCCGTTGCGCCGCCGGACGGTGATCCGGTACGGGATCGGGTCGGTGGGCACGGCGGCCTTCGGGACGCTGCCGGGGCTGGTGCTGGTGTACTACCTGACCGACACCCTGGGCGTGCCGGCGTTGGCGGCCGGTGCCCTGATAGTGGTGGCGAAGATCTGGGATGTGGTGATCGACCCGGCGATCGGGTTCGTCAGCGATCGCCTCGCGGCGGTGCGCGGGTCGCGCCGGCAGCTGATGGTGCTCGGGGCGATCAGCCTGCCCGTCGCCTTCGTCGTCACCTTCTCCGCGCCGGGCACGCTGCCCACGGCCGCGCAGGCACTGTGGGTGGCGGCGGCATTCCTGTTCTCGGCCACGGCATTCAGTCTGTTCCAGGTTCCGTTCATCGCCCTGCCCGCCGAACTCACCGACGACTACGACCAGCGCACCCGGCTGCTCACGGTGCGGGTGGTGGTGCTGTCGGTAGGGATCCTCGTGTTCGGGGCCGGTGGCCCGGCGCTGCGGGATGCCGGGGGTTCGGAGGCGGTCGGCTACCTGCTGATGGCCGTGGTCACCGGTGCGCTGATGGGCGTGAGTATGTGGGTGTCGTCGCGGGCCGCCGACGACGCGCGGCAGGTGGTCGCGGACGGTGCCGTCCCGATGTCGCCGGCGCGGGCGTACTGGGCGGCGATCGCCGCCCTGCGACGTAGCCGGGCACTTCGAATGCTGCTGGGGGCATTCGTTCTTCAAGGTTTGGCGACCGGACTCATGCTGGCCGGTGCGCAATACGTGGCCACCTGGGTACTCGACTCGGAGGCCGCGGTGTCGGCGCTGTTCACCGCGCTCATCGCACCCGCCCTGATCTGTGCGCCACTGTGGGGAGCGATCGCCCGGCGAAGGGGCAAGGAGTACGGATTCATCGCCGCCACAGTGTTGTTCGCAGTCGCCGCAATATCGTTGACCGGGCTGTGGTGGTCGTCGGGGGTGTGGGTGTACGGTTCGGTCGCCATCGCCGGTGCCGCCTACGCGGGAATGCAGTCGCTGCCGCTGGCGATGCTGCCCGATGTGATCGGGCACGACGAGGCGAGGCACGGCGAGAGTTCGGCGGGCACCATCGGCGGTGTGTGGACGGCCGGTGAAACCTCCGGGATGGCACTGGGTTCGGTGTTGTTCACCGTCGCCCTCGCAGTCGGTGGATACATCTCGTCCGACGAGCCCGGTGCCGTGACGCAACCCGGATCAGCCCTCGACGCGATGGTTGTCGGGTTCAGCGTGCTGCCCGCCGCACTGGCGTTGCTGAGCGTGCCGCTGATCGTGCGCTACCCGCTGCGGCGCAACAGCTCTGATCCACGAAGTGAAGAGAGGGCGGCCGGTGACTGA
- a CDS encoding sulfurtransferase gives MSVLISVDDLAAALAGPHPPVVLDVRWTLGGPPGHGEYLHGHIPGAVYVDLDTELAAHGEPADGRHPLPAADDLRRAARRWGINPGTAVVAYDGGGNLAAARAWWLLRWAGLTDVRLLDGALPAWVAAGLPSATDDVLPEPGRVELADGALPTLTLEQAGGFDGMLLDARAPERFRGDTEPIDPKAGHIPGAVSAPTVDNLTADGRFRSARDLRERFTALGIGDGRPVGTYCGSGVNAAHQIAALAIAGFGAALFPGSWSQWSNHDLPVAVGD, from the coding sequence ATGTCCGTGCTGATCTCGGTCGACGACCTGGCCGCCGCGCTCGCCGGTCCCCACCCGCCCGTCGTGCTCGATGTGCGGTGGACGCTCGGCGGGCCGCCCGGTCACGGTGAGTACTTGCATGGACACATTCCGGGCGCGGTGTACGTCGACCTCGACACCGAACTCGCGGCGCACGGCGAACCCGCCGACGGGCGGCATCCGCTGCCCGCCGCCGACGATCTGCGGCGGGCGGCGCGACGATGGGGGATCAACCCCGGAACCGCCGTCGTCGCCTACGACGGCGGCGGCAACCTGGCCGCCGCGCGGGCCTGGTGGTTGTTGCGCTGGGCGGGACTGACCGATGTCCGGTTACTCGACGGCGCACTGCCGGCGTGGGTGGCCGCGGGGCTGCCGTCGGCGACCGACGATGTGCTGCCCGAGCCCGGGCGGGTCGAATTGGCCGACGGGGCGTTGCCGACACTGACGCTGGAGCAGGCCGGCGGCTTCGATGGGATGCTGCTCGATGCGCGTGCGCCCGAGAGGTTCCGTGGGGACACCGAACCGATCGACCCCAAGGCCGGGCACATTCCGGGGGCCGTCAGTGCACCCACCGTCGACAATCTCACCGCTGACGGCCGTTTCAGGTCGGCCCGGGACCTGCGGGAACGGTTCACGGCGCTCGGCATCGGCGACGGAAGACCAGTCGGCACCTATTGCGGCTCGGGGGTGAACGCGGCACATCAGATCGCGGCGCTGGCCATCGCCGGATTCGGCGCCGCGCTGTTCCCCGGGTCGTGGTCGCAGTGGTCCAATCATGATCTGCCGGTGGCCGTCGGTGACTGA
- a CDS encoding organic hydroperoxide resistance protein — MSVDAVYHVSSTAAGGGRDGEVVSETGRIDLELRPPTEMGGSGEGSNPEELFSAGYAACYLGALRAVAGKQGVTVPEGTTVKVTVGIGNDSEGGFGLTADIETYLPGLDEAQAQALADGAHAFCPYSKATRGNIAHTVTARV; from the coding sequence ATGTCAGTCGACGCCGTGTACCACGTCTCATCAACAGCGGCCGGTGGAGGCCGTGACGGCGAGGTGGTCTCGGAGACCGGCCGGATCGATCTTGAGTTGCGCCCGCCCACGGAGATGGGTGGCAGCGGTGAGGGAAGCAACCCCGAGGAACTGTTCTCGGCCGGCTACGCCGCGTGCTACCTCGGTGCGCTGCGGGCCGTCGCGGGCAAGCAGGGCGTGACGGTGCCCGAAGGCACGACGGTAAAGGTGACCGTGGGTATCGGAAACGACAGCGAGGGCGGGTTCGGGCTCACCGCCGACATCGAAACCTATCTGCCGGGTCTGGACGAGGCCCAGGCGCAGGCTCTCGCCGACGGCGCGCACGCCTTCTGCCCGTATTCGAAGGCCACCCGCGGCAATATCGCGCACACGGTGACCGCCCGCGTCTGA
- a CDS encoding TetR/AcrR family transcriptional regulator, with amino-acid sequence MHTVAPEYPKLTLPAIVDAAIVVADRDGMGALSMRRIADELGVGAMSLYRHVADKDALIEEMTVEVGRRFPYPIATDPRLGWRERVAAATDIDWDLYQRHPWVVQAYSSPRYGFGADSLRCLDWLVGGFMDGLGVDVEVATEMSLTVWSFVNGVALAALPSVALASESDAPGGLVDVIEGRAIDPPTHLAGLAGSARGRELTDPRAQVDRGIAWLCAGFAAG; translated from the coding sequence ATGCACACAGTGGCCCCCGAGTACCCCAAACTCACCCTGCCCGCGATCGTCGACGCCGCGATCGTGGTTGCCGACCGGGATGGGATGGGGGCGCTCTCGATGCGTCGGATCGCCGACGAACTCGGTGTCGGCGCGATGTCGCTGTATCGGCACGTCGCCGACAAGGACGCCCTCATCGAGGAGATGACCGTCGAGGTCGGGCGGCGTTTTCCGTACCCGATCGCCACCGATCCGCGGCTGGGCTGGCGCGAGCGGGTGGCCGCGGCCACCGACATCGACTGGGACCTGTACCAGCGGCATCCGTGGGTGGTGCAGGCATACAGCTCACCCCGCTACGGATTCGGCGCCGACTCGCTGCGCTGCCTGGACTGGCTGGTCGGTGGTTTCATGGACGGCCTCGGCGTCGACGTCGAGGTGGCCACCGAGATGTCGCTGACCGTGTGGAGTTTTGTCAACGGTGTCGCCCTCGCCGCGTTGCCCAGCGTCGCACTGGCCTCCGAATCGGATGCCCCGGGTGGTCTGGTCGACGTCATCGAAGGCCGTGCGATCGACCCACCGACCCATCTGGCCGGACTGGCCGGCAGCGCCCGTGGCCGAGAACTCACCGACCCCCGCGCCCAGGTCGACCGCGGCATCGCCTGGTTGTGTGCGGGTTTCGCCGCCGGCTGA
- a CDS encoding dipeptidase has product MSGVNSTLREQVRNLMPRAKTDLTEMVAFRSVFDAEQFPVTECDGMVDWLLTAFGDLGFADVAAHVTSDGSKAVTGRIAGSDGAPTVLLYFHHDVQPPLGEDEWDSPVWELTERDGRWYGRGAADCKGNIAVHLTALRALADGAPIAPGQLPVTVKILGEGSEEQGGGGIEDFVVARPEFAQADVILICDSGNFAVGRPTLTTSLRGVANVVVSVEALGSAMHSGMYGGAAPDALAALITMLATLRNEHGDTTIDGLAADQSWSGVEYPEEAFRADAKVLDGVRLVGSGSVAEMLWARPAVTVLGIDCPPVVGSSASVVPHARARINLRVPPGMDAVRAQDLLVDHLTAAAPWGVRVSVEREAVGSPFSGATSGPGHDTLVDALSASYGVPVSRQGQGGSIPLCSVLAETFPDAEIMLLGVEEPACLIHAPNESVDPSEIEHLALAEAVFLTEYRARAGGAAP; this is encoded by the coding sequence ATGAGTGGTGTGAACAGTACTTTGCGGGAACAGGTTCGGAACCTGATGCCGCGAGCGAAGACGGATCTGACCGAAATGGTGGCGTTCCGTTCGGTGTTCGATGCCGAGCAGTTCCCGGTCACCGAATGCGACGGCATGGTCGACTGGCTGCTGACGGCATTCGGCGATCTCGGTTTCGCCGATGTCGCAGCGCATGTCACCTCCGACGGCAGCAAGGCCGTCACCGGCAGAATCGCGGGTTCTGACGGCGCACCGACGGTACTGCTGTACTTCCACCACGATGTGCAGCCTCCGCTCGGTGAGGACGAATGGGATTCCCCGGTCTGGGAACTCACCGAACGGGACGGTCGCTGGTACGGACGCGGAGCGGCCGACTGCAAAGGCAACATCGCTGTGCACCTCACCGCATTGCGTGCCCTGGCGGACGGTGCCCCGATCGCACCCGGGCAGTTGCCGGTCACCGTCAAAATTCTCGGGGAGGGTTCGGAAGAACAAGGTGGCGGCGGTATCGAGGATTTTGTGGTGGCTCGGCCCGAATTCGCGCAGGCCGACGTCATCTTGATCTGTGACTCCGGTAATTTCGCCGTCGGCAGGCCCACACTCACCACCAGCCTGCGGGGCGTGGCGAACGTGGTCGTGTCCGTGGAGGCGCTGGGTTCGGCGATGCATTCGGGTATGTACGGCGGGGCGGCGCCCGACGCGCTGGCCGCATTGATCACAATGCTCGCCACCCTGCGAAACGAGCACGGCGACACCACGATCGACGGACTGGCCGCCGATCAGAGCTGGTCCGGTGTCGAGTATCCGGAGGAGGCATTCCGGGCCGATGCGAAGGTACTCGACGGGGTGCGCTTGGTCGGCTCCGGGTCGGTCGCCGAAATGCTGTGGGCGCGACCGGCCGTCACCGTGCTCGGGATCGACTGTCCGCCCGTCGTCGGATCATCGGCGTCGGTGGTGCCCCATGCCCGTGCCCGCATCAACTTGCGGGTGCCACCGGGTATGGACGCCGTCCGCGCGCAGGATCTGCTCGTCGACCACCTGACCGCGGCCGCGCCGTGGGGCGTGCGGGTGTCGGTGGAACGGGAGGCCGTCGGGTCACCGTTCTCGGGCGCGACGTCCGGGCCCGGCCACGACACACTGGTGGACGCGTTGTCGGCGTCGTACGGGGTTCCGGTGTCGCGGCAAGGGCAGGGCGGGTCGATCCCGCTGTGCAGTGTGCTCGCCGAGACATTCCCCGACGCCGAGATCATGCTGCTGGGCGTCGAGGAACCGGCCTGCCTGATCCACGCACCCAACGAGTCGGTGGATCCGTCGGAGATCGAGCACCTCGCGCTGGCCGAGGCGGTGTTCCTCACCGAGTACCGGGCACGGGCCGGCGGGGCCGCCCCCTAG
- a CDS encoding DUF2252 domain-containing protein: protein MSGRRDPVSILEDQALTRDADLIPVRHARMSATPFTFYRGAAAVMTADLAATPDSGIRTQLCGDAHLSNFGVFYTRERRMIFDINDFDETHPGPFEWDVKRLAASVVIAGRNNGFPPKHTAKHAAAVARHYRRYLAESVEMSTLDCWYARIDVDTRFPELRQKLDTSTAKSTQKMLKKARHRDSMQAVSKLCRIDERGRAHIRSDPPLLVPLSELAADRMFPGGGVRTAGEVAAAGTALMGLYRDSLPDHISALYDQYEIVDVARKVVGVGSVGLQAWVILLWGKGKNDPLMLQVKQAQRSVLADYVPVPDYPGEGWRVIEGQQIMQAASDQMLGAITGRDADDHLHDYYVRQLRDGKGSVVVEALDPDGMKAYAALCGRTLAQAHARTASRHEIAAYLAADDDFDEAIAEFALAYADINQGDHAAMMAAIDSGRIEAADLAY from the coding sequence GTGTCCGGGCGCCGCGATCCGGTGTCGATACTCGAGGACCAGGCCCTGACCAGGGATGCGGATCTGATCCCGGTCCGGCACGCCCGGATGTCGGCGACTCCGTTCACCTTCTATCGTGGCGCGGCGGCGGTGATGACCGCCGATCTCGCGGCCACCCCGGACAGCGGTATCCGGACGCAGCTGTGCGGTGACGCCCACCTGAGCAATTTCGGTGTGTTCTACACCAGGGAACGCCGGATGATCTTCGATATCAACGACTTCGATGAAACCCACCCCGGTCCGTTCGAGTGGGACGTCAAGCGGCTGGCGGCGAGTGTGGTGATCGCGGGCCGGAACAACGGATTCCCGCCGAAACACACGGCCAAACATGCCGCGGCGGTGGCCCGGCACTACCGGCGATACCTGGCCGAGAGCGTCGAGATGTCGACGCTGGATTGCTGGTACGCCAGGATCGACGTCGACACGCGGTTCCCGGAGTTGCGGCAGAAGCTTGACACCTCGACCGCCAAGAGCACCCAGAAGATGCTGAAGAAGGCGCGCCACCGTGACAGCATGCAGGCCGTCAGCAAACTCTGCCGGATCGATGAGCGGGGCCGCGCGCACATCCGCAGTGATCCGCCGCTGCTGGTGCCGTTGAGCGAACTGGCCGCCGACCGGATGTTCCCCGGCGGCGGCGTGCGAACGGCCGGTGAGGTGGCGGCGGCCGGTACCGCGCTCATGGGCCTGTACCGCGACAGCCTGCCCGACCACATCAGCGCACTCTACGACCAGTACGAGATCGTCGATGTGGCCCGCAAGGTGGTCGGGGTCGGCAGCGTCGGACTGCAGGCATGGGTGATCCTGCTGTGGGGCAAGGGCAAGAACGACCCGCTGATGTTGCAGGTCAAGCAGGCCCAGCGGTCGGTACTGGCCGATTACGTGCCTGTCCCCGACTATCCGGGTGAAGGGTGGCGGGTGATCGAGGGGCAGCAGATCATGCAGGCGGCCAGTGATCAGATGCTCGGTGCCATCACCGGCCGTGACGCCGACGATCATCTGCACGACTACTACGTGCGCCAGTTGCGTGACGGCAAGGGGTCGGTGGTGGTCGAGGCGCTGGATCCGGACGGGATGAAGGCCTATGCCGCGCTGTGCGGTCGTACGCTCGCCCAAGCTCACGCCCGCACCGCGAGTCGTCATGAGATCGCCGCCTATCTCGCTGCCGACGACGACTTCGACGAGGCCATCGCGGAGTTCGCGCTCGCCTACGCAGATATCAACCAAGGTGATCACGCGGCGATGATGGCGGCGATCGACTCCGGCCGGATCGAAGCGGCCGACCTCGCGTACTGA
- a CDS encoding aspartate-semialdehyde dehydrogenase: protein MTVRIGVVGATGQVGGVMRALLAQRGFPADEVRFFASARSAGKKLPWGDGEIVVEDASTADPSGLDIALFSAGATMSREQAPRFAAAGVTVIDNSSAWRKDPDVPLVVSEVNGELAKNPPKGIIANPNCTTMAAMPVLKPLHDAAGLQRLIVSSYQAVSGSGLAGVEELAGQVRAVAPDAEKLVYDGSSVAFPDPVKYVAPIAFNVVALAGSLVDDGSGETDEDQKLRNESRKILGLPDLLVSGTCVRVPVFTGHSLSINAEFAQSISPEQAREILGSAAGVELSDVPTPLAAAGKDVSLVGRIRQDPGAPDGRGLALFVSGDNLRKGAALNTIQIAELLA from the coding sequence ATGACTGTGCGAATCGGTGTCGTCGGCGCGACCGGGCAGGTGGGGGGCGTCATGCGTGCTCTGCTGGCGCAGCGCGGGTTCCCCGCCGACGAGGTGCGGTTCTTCGCCTCGGCGCGGTCCGCCGGCAAAAAGCTGCCGTGGGGCGATGGCGAGATCGTCGTCGAGGACGCATCCACGGCCGACCCGTCGGGTCTGGACATCGCGCTGTTCTCGGCCGGTGCGACGATGTCACGGGAGCAGGCGCCACGGTTCGCCGCCGCCGGGGTGACCGTCATCGACAACTCGTCGGCGTGGCGCAAGGATCCCGACGTGCCGCTGGTGGTGTCCGAGGTGAACGGCGAACTCGCCAAGAACCCGCCCAAGGGCATCATCGCCAACCCCAACTGCACCACGATGGCGGCGATGCCGGTACTCAAACCGCTGCACGACGCGGCCGGCTTGCAGCGGCTGATCGTGTCGTCGTATCAGGCGGTCTCCGGTAGCGGTCTGGCCGGTGTGGAGGAACTCGCGGGCCAGGTGCGCGCGGTGGCCCCGGACGCCGAGAAGCTGGTGTACGACGGTTCGTCGGTGGCATTCCCGGACCCGGTCAAGTATGTGGCGCCTATCGCGTTCAACGTTGTCGCCCTGGCCGGTTCGCTGGTGGACGACGGATCGGGCGAGACCGACGAGGATCAGAAGCTGCGCAACGAGTCGCGCAAGATCCTCGGCCTGCCCGACCTGCTGGTGAGCGGCACCTGTGTGCGGGTGCCGGTGTTCACCGGACACTCGCTGTCGATCAACGCCGAATTCGCGCAGTCGATCTCGCCGGAGCAGGCGCGGGAGATCCTGGGTTCGGCTGCCGGCGTGGAGCTTTCCGACGTGCCGACCCCGCTCGCCGCGGCAGGCAAGGACGTCTCGCTCGTCGGGCGTATCCGGCAGGATCCGGGCGCGCCCGACGGCCGTGGTCTGGCGCTGTTCGTCTCGGGTGACAATCTGCGAAAGGGCGCTGCGCTCAACACGATTCAGATCGCGGAGCTGCTCGCCTGA